A single window of Ovis canadensis isolate MfBH-ARS-UI-01 breed Bighorn chromosome 15, ARS-UI_OviCan_v2, whole genome shotgun sequence DNA harbors:
- the LOC138420230 gene encoding olfactory receptor 8K1 — MFSNLMEKHNHTAMHKVTEFVLTGITDSPELQAPLFGIFLVIYLVTVTGNLGMVILTHWDSKLHTPMYFFLRHLSITDLGYSTVIGPKMMVNFVVHKNTISYNWCATQLAFFETFIITELFILSAMAYDRYVAICKPLLYVVIMAQKVRWGLVLTPYLYSTFVSLFLTIKLFKLSFCGSNVIRYFYCDSVPLISLLCSDTHELELIILIFSGCNLLCSLLIVLVSYMFILVAVLRMNSSKGRYKAFSTCSSHLIAVVVFYGTLLFMYLQPKSSHTFAVDKMASVFYTLVIPMLNPLIYGLRNKEVKDALRRTLTNRCKIPN, encoded by the coding sequence ACCTCATGGAGAAACACAACCATACTGCGATGCACAAAGTGACTGAATTTGTTCTTACGGGGATCACAGACAGTCCTGAGCTGCAGGCGCCTCTCTTTGGAATCTTCCTGGTCATCTACTTGGTCACAGTGACAGGAAACCTGGGTATGGTTATCCTGACCCATTGGGACTCCAAGCTACATActcccatgtactttttccttaGACATTTGTCAATTACTGATCTTGGTTACTCCACTGTCATTGGCCCAAAAATGATGGTCAACTTTGTGGTGCACAAAAATACTATTTCCTACAATTGGTGTGCCACCCAACTGGCGTTCTTTGAGACTTTTATTATCACCGAACTCTTCATTCTATCAgcaatggcctatgaccgctatgtaGCCATCTGCAAACCTCTGCTCTACGTAGTCATCATGGCACAAAAAGTGCGTTGGGGGCTGGTGCTCACTCCCTACCTCTACAGCACCTTCGTGTCTCTATTTCTCACCATCAAGTTATTTAAATTGTCCTTCTGTGGCTCTAATGTCATCAGATATTTTTACTGTGACTCCGTCCCTCTGATATCTCTGCTCTGTTCTGACACACATGAGTTAGAATTGATCATCTTGATCTTTTCAGGCTGCAATTTGCTCTGTTCCCTCTTGATTGTTCTTGTATCCTATATGTTCATTCTTGTGGCCGTTCTCAGAATGAACTCAAGCAAGGGGAGATAcaaagccttctccacctgtAGTTCCCATCTGATAGCGGTGGTCGTGTTCTATGGAACATTACTGTTTATGTACCTGCAACCCAAATCCAGCCACACTTTTGCTGTTGATAAAATGGCCTCTGTGTTTTACACTCTGGTGATCCCTATGCTCAATCCATTGATCTATGGTCTAAGGAACAAAGAAGTAAAAGATGCTCTGAGGAGAACTTTAACTAATCGATGCAAAATTCCCAACTAA